One stretch of Jiangella gansuensis DSM 44835 DNA includes these proteins:
- a CDS encoding alpha/beta fold hydrolase, with amino-acid sequence MTLSIDGFDQRRIPVNGGVGLNAAVGGAGPAVVLLHGFPQTHLMWRHVAVELAADFTVICPDLRGYGASDKPPERDAGTYSKRTMASDVLTLAERLGHERVAVAGHDRGALVAFRAGLDYPDRVSHLAVLDVLPTVDMWDVLHGADAAVAFHLYLMAQPPGLPERMIAASADAFHGHFLDLWARRPDAIPADVRAEYLRACAAAVPSIVADYRASAGIDVEHDRADRAAGRRLTMPVAVVQQDWGAALGYDAAALWRHWAPDLRHTTTSAGHFMAEEAPDEVVTELRALLAR; translated from the coding sequence ATGACACTGTCCATCGACGGCTTCGACCAGCGGCGCATCCCGGTGAACGGCGGTGTCGGGCTCAACGCCGCTGTCGGCGGCGCCGGTCCCGCCGTGGTGCTGCTGCACGGGTTCCCGCAGACCCATCTCATGTGGCGACACGTCGCGGTGGAGCTGGCCGCCGACTTCACCGTGATCTGCCCGGATCTGCGCGGTTACGGCGCGAGTGACAAGCCACCGGAGCGTGACGCCGGCACGTACTCGAAGCGGACCATGGCCTCGGACGTGCTCACGCTCGCCGAGCGGCTCGGTCACGAGCGGGTCGCGGTGGCCGGCCACGACCGCGGCGCGCTGGTGGCGTTCCGCGCCGGCCTGGACTACCCGGACCGCGTCAGCCACCTGGCGGTACTGGACGTCCTGCCTACGGTGGACATGTGGGACGTCCTGCACGGCGCCGACGCGGCCGTCGCCTTTCACCTCTATCTCATGGCGCAGCCACCCGGCCTGCCGGAACGGATGATCGCGGCCAGCGCCGACGCCTTCCACGGCCACTTCCTCGACCTGTGGGCGCGGCGCCCGGACGCCATCCCGGCGGACGTGCGCGCCGAGTACCTGCGGGCCTGCGCGGCGGCCGTCCCGTCGATCGTCGCCGACTACCGGGCCTCCGCGGGCATCGACGTCGAGCACGACCGGGCCGACCGGGCCGCGGGTCGCCGGCTGACCATGCCGGTGGCCGTCGTCCAGCAGGACTGGGGCGCCGCGCTCGGGTACGACGCCGCCGCGTTGTGGCGGCACTGGGCGCCGGACCTGCGGCACACCACGACGTCGGCGGGCCATTTCATGGCCGAGGAGGCGCCGGACGAGGTCGTCACGGAACTGCGCGCCCTGCTGGCCCGCTAG